In Hymenobacter sublimis, a single genomic region encodes these proteins:
- a CDS encoding HIRAN domain-containing protein, whose product MSTASQPLVLLECLVAGTTHRDGLRAFEPRLQPGQQLALAREADSVYDDWAVRVLTTGIDAFWLGYLPEGRNETVARLLDAGYSLSACLTHKAWEEDWLHLEIEVLLVN is encoded by the coding sequence ATGTCAACTGCTTCTCAACCGCTGGTACTTCTTGAATGCCTTGTGGCCGGTACTACCCACCGCGACGGTCTGCGGGCTTTTGAGCCGCGCCTGCAGCCGGGGCAGCAACTGGCCCTGGCGCGCGAGGCCGATAGTGTGTATGATGATTGGGCCGTGCGCGTGCTAACCACCGGCATCGACGCCTTTTGGCTGGGCTACCTGCCCGAGGGGCGCAACGAAACAGTGGCCCGCCTGCTGGATGCCGGCTACTCCCTCAGCGCCTGCCTAACTCACAAAGCCTGGGAAGAAGACTGGCTGCACCTGGAAATTGAAGTGCTGCTGGTAAACTAG